From the genome of Pelobacter propionicus DSM 2379, one region includes:
- a CDS encoding zinc ribbon domain-containing protein: MKKKLEMLEQLQEIDTQIDVLKKAQSGLHAELNVIEQGLDVAREELAELNTQVAQLTEEKQELETGLITEQDNIQRSETNMKEIKTNKEFQAVGREIASARKLTAELEEQILQKVAKVDELSAEIAAKSALLAELEQNSSQRRDEKQSEVNALQKDIDADTARREAITKELPVTLMKRYTKLRQQRSGQAVAFARDGYCLGCNMNLPPQLFNTLYRADELISCPHCQRVLILKLNQG, from the coding sequence TTGAAAAAGAAACTTGAGATGTTGGAGCAACTGCAGGAGATCGACACTCAGATCGATGTGCTGAAAAAGGCCCAGAGCGGTTTGCACGCCGAGTTGAACGTCATCGAGCAGGGGCTTGACGTCGCCCGCGAGGAGCTGGCCGAACTGAATACCCAGGTCGCCCAGCTGACGGAGGAAAAACAGGAACTTGAGACCGGCCTTATCACGGAGCAGGACAATATCCAGCGTTCCGAAACCAACATGAAGGAGATCAAGACCAACAAGGAGTTCCAGGCTGTCGGGCGCGAGATCGCCAGCGCCCGCAAGCTGACCGCCGAGCTGGAAGAGCAGATTCTGCAGAAGGTGGCCAAGGTGGATGAATTGAGCGCTGAGATCGCCGCCAAGTCCGCCCTGCTTGCGGAGCTGGAGCAGAATTCCTCCCAGCGCCGCGATGAGAAGCAGTCAGAGGTCAATGCCTTGCAGAAGGATATCGATGCCGATACTGCCCGTCGCGAGGCGATCACCAAAGAGCTGCCCGTTACCCTGATGAAGCGCTACACCAAGCTTCGCCAGCAGCGTAGCGGCCAGGCGGTTGCCTTTGCCCGTGACGGCTACTGCCTGGGGTGCAACATGAATCTCCCTCCCCAGCTCTTCAACACCCTCTACCGGGCCGATGAGCTGATCAGCTGCCCCCACTGCCAGCGGGTGCTGATCTTGAAGCTGAATCAGGGCTAG
- a CDS encoding Nif3-like dinuclear metal center hexameric protein → MKNPKISDIVGIIAKMAPSGLAESWDNSGLQLGDPSAMVSRIMVSLDATMATIQSALACDCQLLISHHPLIFNAPKSISATTPQGACIHAAIRGGLSIISMHTSYDCAEGGLNDLLARRIGLSACSPLQVTSVRELVKLAVYVPGEHLERLRLALLPHSEKLGAYSGCSFAAPGQGTFTPLDGAHPFVGTVGSREMVDEQRLELLLDRAALPRAIKSLLAAHPYEEPAYDIYPLLNEGRKLGLGRVGRLPEAVSLAGFAERLSRDLAAPGLRFVGNPEARVSKVALCGGSGASLMRAAVRAGADVLVSGDIKYHDARDAENLGLALVDAGHFATEIIMVDGVTERLGRMLAEAGYAECGVVPCCVENDPFRCVSQST, encoded by the coding sequence ATGAAAAATCCAAAGATCTCAGATATAGTTGGAATTATTGCGAAAATGGCTCCGTCGGGTCTGGCGGAGTCGTGGGATAACTCCGGTCTGCAGCTGGGCGACCCGTCGGCCATGGTGTCACGAATCATGGTCAGCCTGGACGCCACCATGGCTACCATCCAATCGGCCCTTGCCTGCGACTGCCAGCTCCTCATCAGCCACCATCCCCTGATCTTCAACGCTCCGAAATCCATATCAGCAACTACCCCCCAGGGGGCGTGCATCCATGCCGCCATTCGCGGCGGTCTTTCCATTATCAGCATGCACACCAGCTACGATTGCGCCGAAGGCGGCCTGAATGACCTGCTGGCACGGCGCATCGGCCTTTCCGCCTGCTCGCCGCTCCAGGTGACGTCCGTGCGGGAACTGGTCAAACTGGCGGTCTATGTTCCCGGCGAGCATCTGGAGCGGTTGCGCTTGGCGCTCCTGCCCCACAGCGAGAAGCTGGGTGCCTACAGCGGCTGCTCCTTTGCCGCCCCCGGCCAGGGAACTTTTACCCCACTGGATGGAGCGCACCCCTTCGTCGGGACCGTCGGCTCCCGGGAGATGGTTGATGAGCAGCGCCTGGAGCTGCTCCTGGACCGGGCCGCTCTCCCGCGCGCAATCAAGTCCCTTCTGGCCGCCCATCCCTACGAGGAGCCGGCCTATGACATCTACCCGCTGCTCAACGAGGGGCGCAAGCTTGGCCTGGGACGGGTCGGCCGCTTGCCGGAAGCGGTTTCCCTGGCCGGCTTTGCGGAGCGGCTCAGCCGGGATCTTGCGGCGCCGGGCCTGCGCTTTGTGGGGAATCCGGAGGCACGGGTGAGCAAGGTGGCCCTCTGCGGCGGCAGCGGTGCCTCGCTGATGCGGGCGGCCGTGCGGGCCGGCGCCGACGTGCTGGTGAGCGGCGATATCAAGTATCACGACGCCCGTGATGCGGAGAATCTGGGACTTGCCCTGGTGGATGCAGGCCATTTTGCCACCGAGATCATCATGGTGGACGGGGTGACCGAACGGCTTGGCCGGATGCTTGCCGAGGCGGGATATGCGGAATGCGGCGTCGTGCCCTGTTGCGTTGAAAACGATCCATTCCGCTGTGTGAGTCAGAGTACCTAA
- a CDS encoding elongation factor P: MYSTSDFKKGLVIQLDGAPCLIVDVTVQSPTARGANTMVKTKYRNLITSQVLEKTFRSGDKVDEADFERHKGQFLYADGGRGVFMDLENYEQFEVEQDEFAPLSPYLLEGTEVVLGLFEARLVNVELPMTVELTVAETVPVMKNATATAQTKEAMLETGLKLQVPPYLEVGERIKVDTRDGRFISRA, encoded by the coding sequence ATGTACAGCACGTCTGATTTCAAGAAGGGGCTGGTGATCCAACTGGACGGAGCCCCCTGTCTGATCGTGGATGTCACGGTCCAGTCCCCCACTGCCCGTGGCGCCAACACCATGGTCAAGACCAAGTACCGCAACCTGATCACCAGCCAGGTGCTGGAGAAGACCTTCCGCTCCGGTGACAAGGTGGACGAGGCGGATTTCGAGCGCCACAAGGGACAGTTTCTCTACGCCGACGGCGGCAGGGGCGTTTTCATGGATCTGGAGAACTACGAACAGTTCGAGGTGGAGCAGGATGAGTTCGCACCCCTTTCCCCCTATCTGCTGGAGGGGACCGAGGTGGTGCTGGGCCTTTTCGAGGCACGGCTGGTCAATGTGGAGCTTCCCATGACCGTGGAGTTGACCGTTGCCGAAACCGTGCCGGTCATGAAGAACGCCACCGCTACCGCCCAGACCAAGGAGGCGATGCTGGAGACCGGGCTCAAGCTGCAGGTGCCCCCCTATCTGGAGGTGGGAGAGCGGATCAAAGTTGATACCCGCGACGGCCGCTTCATCTCCCGGGCCTGA
- the queF gene encoding preQ(1) synthase, translating to MTLHENLKSLGSGTTGYRYARPDATLLEAFPSPFAQPDLNPAGAVGTLHIECPEFTCLCPMTGQPDFARIVIDYQPDTLCVESKSLKLYLGSFRMHGEFHEASVNRICNDLVRLISPLWLTVRGEFTPRGGIPFWPTAEYRRP from the coding sequence ATGACGCTGCACGAAAATCTGAAATCGCTTGGCTCGGGGACGACCGGCTACCGCTACGCCCGTCCCGATGCCACGCTACTGGAGGCATTCCCCAGCCCTTTCGCCCAGCCCGATTTGAACCCGGCTGGCGCTGTGGGGACGCTGCACATCGAATGTCCCGAGTTCACCTGTCTCTGTCCCATGACCGGCCAGCCTGATTTCGCCAGGATCGTGATCGACTACCAGCCCGATACGCTCTGCGTGGAAAGCAAGAGCCTCAAGCTCTACCTTGGCTCATTCCGCATGCATGGCGAATTCCACGAGGCCAGTGTCAACCGCATCTGCAACGATCTGGTTCGGCTGATCTCCCCGCTCTGGCTGACGGTGCGCGGCGAGTTCACCCCCCGCGGCGGCATCCCCTTCTGGCCTACGGCCGAGTACCGCAGGCCATAA
- a CDS encoding class II fructose-bisphosphate aldolase translates to MAYPADFEKALQIGRPPTIGALFPHSKALIVSGKVIDRAMLAKGKAIALAANGRNYFVIRGVLMAAQRANAAVIIEIAKSEGGRSAYCAVNYWNMARIVDSLCNELGITVPVAIHADHYGIKNETDLAIAKVEIPSMFEAGITSIAIDASHLPDDQNLLSNLEITPFIPSWAGLETEVGEIKGKAGLSTVSEARFLIQGLNAHGIFPDWIALNNGTTHGIEASDAGIQVDLTSQIHAAIADYRVNGAQHGTSGNSSERLREIAQKTATTKANVATALQMISWGLEINDYGNAQLDTDGNFIKVAGEGMSEELWAEMVAYADAKGWKKGDYKGLNLPFENKLLAQPREIRDRMAKRVEEFAYRIMTEVFNARDTAPLAIQAIITANSHDLGAKGQRIEDPAAWTRELIIQRATCLCSDKGPTGNFDD, encoded by the coding sequence ATGGCTTATCCGGCAGATTTTGAAAAAGCGCTCCAAATCGGGCGCCCTCCCACCATCGGTGCACTCTTTCCCCATTCAAAGGCGCTGATCGTCAGCGGCAAGGTCATCGACAGGGCCATGCTCGCCAAGGGAAAGGCCATTGCCCTTGCAGCCAACGGCCGCAACTACTTCGTCATCCGCGGCGTGCTCATGGCGGCCCAACGGGCCAACGCGGCCGTAATCATAGAGATCGCCAAATCCGAGGGGGGCAGGTCGGCCTACTGTGCCGTCAACTACTGGAACATGGCCCGCATCGTCGACTCCCTCTGCAACGAGTTGGGCATCACCGTTCCGGTTGCCATCCATGCCGACCACTACGGCATCAAGAATGAAACAGACCTGGCCATTGCCAAGGTGGAGATCCCTTCCATGTTCGAGGCGGGAATCACCTCCATAGCCATCGACGCCTCCCACCTTCCCGATGACCAGAACCTGCTGTCCAACCTGGAGATCACCCCCTTCATCCCCTCCTGGGCCGGACTGGAGACCGAAGTCGGCGAGATCAAGGGCAAGGCGGGGCTTTCCACGGTTTCCGAGGCCAGATTCCTGATCCAGGGGCTGAACGCCCACGGAATCTTCCCGGACTGGATCGCCCTCAACAACGGCACCACCCATGGCATCGAAGCCAGCGACGCCGGCATCCAGGTGGACCTGACCAGCCAGATTCACGCTGCCATCGCCGACTACAGGGTCAACGGCGCCCAGCACGGCACCTCGGGCAACAGCTCGGAGCGACTGCGGGAGATAGCCCAGAAGACCGCCACAACCAAGGCCAACGTGGCCACTGCCCTGCAGATGATCTCCTGGGGGTTGGAAATCAACGACTACGGCAACGCCCAGTTGGACACCGACGGCAACTTCATCAAGGTTGCAGGAGAGGGGATGAGCGAGGAACTGTGGGCCGAGATGGTCGCCTATGCCGACGCCAAGGGGTGGAAGAAAGGGGACTACAAGGGACTGAACCTCCCCTTCGAGAACAAGCTGTTGGCCCAGCCCCGGGAGATTCGCGATCGCATGGCCAAACGGGTGGAGGAGTTCGCCTACCGCATCATGACCGAAGTCTTCAATGCCCGCGACACGGCACCACTGGCCATCCAGGCCATCATCACGGCCAACTCCCACGACCTGGGTGCGAAGGGACAACGCATCGAGGACCCGGCAGCCTGGACCAGGGAACTGATTATCCAGCGGGCAACGTGCCTCTGCTCCGACAAGGGGCCGACGGGGAACTTCGACGACTGA
- a CDS encoding CBS domain-containing protein, protein MDVITTHVNADFDCLGSMVAASRLYPGALLAFPGSQEKGLRDFITHHPDYLPPLTRAREIDLDTVTRLIIVDCQQASRIGRFAELIGRPGLEVHVYDHHPVLATSIRPHGGVIRPCGAVSSIITGLLRERGMTLTPEEATLVMLGIHEDTGRLLFLPTTADDYRAAAWLLEQGARLNLVSDFISLELTTPQVGLLNTLLKNLKTTDFNGVSISIAHASSDSYIPDIAGLAHLMRDMENLDALFLVVAMENRTYLVARSRIPEVNVGEIMRRFQGGGHATAASATVHDLSLKQVLNRLDELLRLMVTPRITAGEIMSSPVKTIPAGITIAEARDLLTRYNCNAMPVMDGGRMAGILSRKIVEKALYHDLGQSPATEFMHTEFMRATPATLLSDIQEYLVEGNRRFVPVFDGDELAGAVTRTDLLRHMYGGRREEPEALYDLESLEASPKCRSIAALVNRRLPAATIRLLRDLGRTGDELGLPVYAVGGFVRDLLLGVENLDLDLTVEGDGIFFAERFARAKGGRVRSHPAFGTAVVVLSDGSKLDVASTRLEYYESPGVLPTVERSSLRHDLYRRDFTINTLAICINSDRFGMVTDFFGGQQDIQQRTVRVLHNLSFVEDPTRVFRAIRFEQRLAFRIAPHTENLIRSALRMKVLDRVGGIRLFNELVLILNEQEPLGAVRRMAMLGLLPFIHPQLRLSPETERAMTESSRLLTWFRLLYLNDPCQQWQVYFLALCERLRDDEFQEACRRLSMPGRFVSQVFAHRHRALVMLETLQRRLKRAQDLRNSEIYDSFHGLPLEILLYLAARTKNDQVRRLVSLYITRLRHMRRELDGNALKELGLAPGPNYSRIMKRLLDARLDAEVGTAEEERTLARELIADAG, encoded by the coding sequence ATGGACGTCATCACCACCCACGTAAACGCCGATTTCGACTGCCTTGGCTCCATGGTTGCCGCCAGCCGACTTTACCCCGGCGCACTGCTCGCATTTCCCGGTTCCCAGGAAAAGGGGCTGCGCGACTTCATCACCCACCACCCCGACTACCTCCCCCCCCTGACCCGCGCCAGGGAGATCGACCTGGACACCGTCACCCGGCTGATCATCGTCGACTGTCAGCAGGCCTCCCGCATCGGGCGCTTCGCCGAACTCATCGGCCGCCCCGGCCTGGAGGTACATGTCTATGACCACCATCCTGTTCTGGCAACCAGCATCCGCCCCCATGGCGGCGTCATCCGCCCCTGCGGCGCCGTCTCCTCGATCATAACCGGCCTGCTGCGGGAGCGGGGCATGACCCTTACCCCCGAGGAAGCCACCCTGGTTATGCTGGGCATCCACGAGGACACCGGCCGGTTGCTGTTTCTCCCCACCACGGCGGACGATTACCGCGCTGCCGCCTGGCTGCTGGAGCAGGGGGCACGGCTGAACTTGGTCTCCGACTTCATCAGCCTGGAGCTGACCACCCCACAGGTAGGGCTTTTGAACACCCTGCTGAAGAATCTGAAAACAACGGATTTCAACGGCGTGAGCATCTCCATCGCCCACGCCTCCAGCGACAGCTACATCCCTGACATCGCCGGCCTGGCACACCTGATGCGGGACATGGAGAACCTGGACGCCCTGTTTCTGGTTGTTGCCATGGAGAACCGCACCTATCTGGTGGCGCGAAGCCGCATACCCGAAGTCAATGTGGGTGAGATCATGCGCCGCTTCCAGGGAGGTGGCCATGCCACGGCTGCCTCGGCCACGGTCCACGATCTTTCACTCAAGCAGGTGCTGAACAGGCTGGATGAACTGCTGCGCCTGATGGTGACCCCGCGGATCACCGCCGGCGAGATCATGTCATCCCCGGTCAAGACCATACCGGCAGGCATAACCATCGCCGAGGCGCGCGACCTCCTGACGCGCTACAACTGCAATGCCATGCCGGTCATGGACGGAGGACGCATGGCCGGCATCCTTTCCCGCAAGATCGTGGAAAAGGCGCTGTACCACGACCTGGGCCAATCGCCGGCCACGGAATTCATGCACACCGAATTCATGCGCGCCACACCTGCCACGCTGCTGTCCGACATCCAGGAGTACCTGGTGGAGGGGAACCGGCGCTTCGTGCCGGTCTTCGACGGCGATGAACTGGCGGGAGCGGTCACCCGCACCGACCTGCTGCGCCACATGTACGGCGGCCGGCGAGAAGAGCCGGAGGCGCTCTATGACCTGGAATCCCTGGAGGCCAGCCCCAAATGCCGCTCAATCGCCGCCCTGGTCAACCGCAGGCTGCCGGCAGCCACCATCAGGTTGCTGCGCGACCTGGGCAGGACCGGAGACGAACTAGGTCTGCCGGTGTATGCCGTGGGAGGCTTCGTGCGCGATCTGCTGCTGGGGGTGGAAAACCTGGACCTGGACCTGACCGTGGAGGGAGACGGCATCTTCTTCGCCGAGCGGTTCGCACGAGCAAAGGGGGGCAGGGTCCGCAGCCACCCCGCCTTCGGCACGGCGGTGGTGGTGCTGTCGGACGGGAGCAAGCTGGATGTGGCCAGCACCAGGCTTGAATACTACGAATCCCCCGGCGTGCTCCCCACGGTGGAGCGTTCATCCCTGCGCCACGACCTGTACCGTCGCGATTTCACCATCAACACCCTGGCGATCTGCATCAACAGCGACCGTTTCGGCATGGTAACCGACTTCTTCGGCGGCCAGCAGGATATCCAGCAACGCACCGTGCGGGTCCTGCACAACCTCTCCTTCGTGGAGGACCCCACCCGCGTCTTCCGCGCCATCCGCTTCGAGCAGCGCCTCGCCTTTCGCATCGCCCCGCACACCGAAAACCTGATCCGCAGCGCACTGCGCATGAAGGTGCTGGACAGGGTGGGGGGCATACGCCTGTTCAACGAACTGGTACTGATCCTGAACGAGCAGGAGCCCCTGGGCGCCGTACGGCGCATGGCCATGCTCGGCCTGCTCCCCTTCATCCACCCCCAGCTGAGGCTGTCACCGGAGACGGAGCGGGCCATGACAGAATCATCCCGACTCCTGACCTGGTTTCGCCTCTTGTACCTGAACGACCCCTGCCAGCAGTGGCAGGTGTATTTCCTGGCGTTGTGCGAGCGCCTCAGAGACGACGAGTTCCAGGAGGCCTGCCGCCGCCTCTCCATGCCGGGCAGGTTCGTGAGTCAGGTGTTCGCCCATCGCCACCGGGCGCTGGTCATGCTGGAGACCCTGCAGCGGCGCCTCAAACGAGCGCAGGATCTGCGCAACAGCGAGATCTACGACAGTTTCCACGGCCTGCCGCTGGAGATCCTGCTCTACCTGGCAGCCAGGACCAAGAACGATCAGGTGCGGCGGCTGGTCTCGCTGTACATCACCCGCCTGCGCCACATGCGCCGCGAGCTTGACGGCAATGCACTCAAGGAACTGGGGCTCGCTCCGGGACCGAACTACAGCCGGATCATGAAGCGCCTGCTGGATGCGCGCCTGGACGCGGAGGTCGGCACGGCAGAAGAGGAACGCACCCTGGCGCGCGAACTGATCGCCGACGCAGGTTAG
- a CDS encoding GreA/GreB family elongation factor, producing the protein MTNLITAEGLKKLEAEFDYLWRVERPKVVRGVSDAAAEGDRSENAEYIYGKKRLREIDRKLKHLGSRLKLLKVRSLPAKPESVGFGCWVSYEDEDGAGRCYQLVGPDEFDVSSGRISIDSPVGQALLGKRVDDEVTISRPNGDLTVYITAIGNEKPY; encoded by the coding sequence ATGACGAACCTGATTACCGCCGAAGGACTTAAGAAACTGGAAGCGGAATTCGACTACCTGTGGCGCGTGGAGCGGCCCAAGGTCGTTCGTGGCGTATCCGACGCTGCGGCCGAGGGGGACCGCTCGGAAAACGCGGAATACATCTACGGCAAGAAACGGTTGCGCGAGATCGACCGCAAGCTGAAGCATCTGGGGAGCAGGCTCAAACTGCTCAAGGTGCGTTCCCTGCCTGCCAAGCCCGAATCGGTCGGTTTCGGCTGCTGGGTCAGTTACGAGGACGAGGATGGAGCCGGGCGCTGTTACCAGCTGGTGGGGCCGGACGAGTTCGACGTAAGTTCCGGCAGGATCAGTATCGATTCGCCGGTGGGTCAGGCTCTCTTGGGCAAGCGGGTCGACGACGAGGTCACCATCAGCAGGCCCAACGGCGACCTGACGGTGTACATCACCGCCATCGGCAACGAGAAGCCGTACTAA
- a CDS encoding cold-shock protein: protein MVNGTVKWFNDSKGFGFLEQENGEDVFVHFSAISGEGFKSLAEGDSVTFELVKGPKGLQAANVTKI, encoded by the coding sequence ATGGTAAACGGAACAGTAAAATGGTTTAACGACAGCAAGGGGTTTGGATTTCTTGAGCAGGAAAATGGCGAAGACGTATTCGTGCACTTTTCCGCGATTTCGGGCGAAGGCTTCAAATCCCTTGCAGAAGGTGATAGCGTTACGTTCGAGCTGGTCAAAGGCCCCAAAGGTCTCCAGGCGGCAAACGTAACCAAGATTTAA